The following proteins are encoded in a genomic region of Mycolicibacterium confluentis:
- a CDS encoding Hsp70 family protein, translating into MSDVLGLSIGQTNLGAARTGRPSVLRRSVLTLFGHRPAEVGLPSENPNLNEPGVVMWGFVERVGDPVPLVAQDGSSHRGDALMTEALEALARAQDAGRRPSKITIAVPAHWGPAVIGSLRAALRNKPSLFSDGTPPDLVSDAATALAALQTGPGLPDGGVVALCDFGGTGTTVALADAGAGLSPVGEAVRFTEFSGEQIDQALLNHVLAGVQEARDADPAGTAAVSSLAQLRGECRKAKERLSAETSTVVPVQLPGSTVDVRLTRAELENLITEPLQGFLDTLGDTLERNRIPAAQLSAVATVGGGAAIPLLTQRLSELLRVPVITLPQPALAAAAGAGVIAEQGPSPDAPTGMAQAPDPADLPTGLAPAAWAAGTAGAAATQSASDGSPSATFRALAWSQDDETGGSEEPVPYSGEDYTFEHATSARPPVDFERETEVFSGGDIEAPPLPWYRRPAVLFGAAAAALLAVSGVAVTLTSSSSNSEPVTETITLPNGEVRTTVFDEPTSATMTYTGTNGVVTSSVVPPPVTTTTTPPTTTTTTPSTTTTTTTTTTTTTTPSTTTTTTTQPTTTQPTTTQPPTTTQPPTTTQAPPTTTQAPPPPTTTAAPPPTVDPIDDNPIDEDPLTEP; encoded by the coding sequence ATGAGTGACGTGCTGGGGCTGTCCATCGGCCAGACCAATCTTGGGGCAGCCAGGACCGGGCGCCCGTCGGTGCTCCGGCGGTCGGTGCTGACGCTGTTCGGGCACCGCCCAGCCGAGGTCGGACTGCCCAGCGAGAACCCCAACCTCAACGAACCCGGCGTGGTCATGTGGGGATTCGTCGAACGAGTGGGCGACCCGGTTCCCCTGGTCGCCCAGGACGGATCGTCCCACCGGGGCGACGCGCTGATGACCGAGGCCCTCGAGGCCCTGGCCCGCGCGCAGGACGCCGGCAGGCGTCCCAGCAAGATCACCATCGCGGTGCCCGCACACTGGGGACCTGCGGTCATCGGGTCGCTGCGAGCCGCACTTCGCAACAAACCCTCGCTGTTCTCCGACGGCACGCCGCCTGATCTCGTGTCTGACGCCGCGACCGCGCTGGCGGCCCTGCAGACCGGGCCCGGCCTGCCCGACGGTGGCGTGGTGGCCCTCTGCGATTTCGGCGGCACCGGCACCACTGTGGCGTTGGCCGACGCCGGTGCGGGCCTGTCCCCCGTCGGCGAGGCCGTGCGGTTCACCGAGTTCTCCGGCGAGCAGATCGATCAGGCCCTGCTCAACCATGTGCTGGCCGGCGTCCAGGAGGCCCGCGACGCCGACCCTGCGGGCACCGCGGCCGTGAGTTCCCTGGCGCAGTTGCGCGGGGAATGCCGAAAGGCCAAGGAACGCCTCTCCGCCGAGACTTCCACGGTTGTCCCGGTCCAACTGCCGGGGTCGACGGTCGACGTCCGTCTGACCCGCGCCGAACTCGAGAATCTGATCACCGAACCACTGCAGGGTTTCCTCGACACCCTCGGTGACACGTTGGAGCGCAACAGGATTCCCGCTGCGCAGCTGTCGGCGGTCGCGACCGTGGGCGGCGGCGCGGCGATCCCGCTGCTGACCCAGCGGCTCTCGGAACTGCTGCGGGTGCCCGTCATCACGCTGCCCCAACCGGCACTGGCGGCCGCCGCGGGTGCCGGCGTCATCGCCGAACAGGGGCCGTCCCCCGACGCCCCGACGGGCATGGCGCAGGCGCCCGACCCCGCGGACCTCCCGACCGGACTGGCGCCGGCAGCCTGGGCGGCCGGCACCGCCGGAGCGGCCGCCACCCAGTCGGCCTCGGACGGGTCACCGTCGGCCACATTCCGCGCGCTCGCCTGGTCCCAGGACGACGAGACCGGCGGCAGCGAGGAACCCGTACCGTACTCGGGCGAGGACTACACGTTCGAGCACGCGACCAGCGCCCGCCCACCTGTCGATTTCGAGCGTGAGACAGAGGTTTTCAGCGGTGGTGACATCGAAGCGCCACCGCTGCCGTGGTATCGGCGCCCCGCGGTGCTGTTCGGTGCCGCGGCGGCCGCACTGCTCGCGGTCAGCGGCGTCGCCGTGACGCTGACCAGCAGTTCGTCCAACAGCGAGCCCGTCACCGAGACCATCACGCTGCCCAACGGTGAAGTCCGAACCACGGTCTTCGATGAGCCGACGAGCGCCACGATGACCTACACCGGCACCAACGGTGTGGTCACCTCCTCGGTGGTGCCGCCGCCGGTCACCACGACCACCACACCACCGACCACCACCACCACAACGCCGTCCACGACCACCACGACGACCACCACCACCACAACCACCACGACGCCGTCGACCACGACGACGACCACCACGCAGCCCACGACGACCCAGCCGACGACCACACAACCGCCCACCACGACCCAGCCGCCGACGACGACGCAGGCCCCGCCGACCACCACGCAGGCCCCGCCGCCGCCGACGACGACTGCGGCGCCGCCGCCGACTGTGGATCCGATCGACGACAATCCGATCGACGAGGATCCGTTGACGGAGCCGTGA
- the iniR gene encoding isoniazid response ATPase/transcriptional regulator IniR → MTEVPPDARALISALADAPHAPAKIVVTGGVGTGKTTTLAAVREVLRGAGIDVGTAVGTGTRAGDHATVVDDADLLSDAELAALTQLASDPEATLVIACQPREQRAALRDLITVLERERPRVTLGPLSRVEVGRRHDSQDTNGLTAIMAATAGLPFLVGAVHAGDSAASAARTTQHALVDRLRRCDEPLLDAMLITSLGSGLGPADIAAALHIDLPQSRDLVDRAHATGLLDPALGSRFRAAVHAAVAQVLGAARHHEIETSLLTTQLELSTLSLELSLQLAEHGVRDPGLAATLESAARHNTTPLDQAVRIHRAAVAAGAESLTAALADALARAGQCTEAAVTADALLGSPDPDVRANAVRVSAAVAAHDGNVEQAAELFTWLGADARVSAAAALTFLATGDAQAARESLRAPFTGPPTSGVRAARNLAEGLLLTVDHPYSEAMARLGQALGGPPATEATVDTPAAVVALTALHAGDPVRARSVLARVVRDAVAHPDPLFDHRHRLLQAWVKMQDGQLALAAAEAAQIDEAGLHRRDGLWLTSLRTAIARRNGDSGALQQHWYAAMEVLAEHSIDLFSLLPLGELWVAAARMRQQDRLAHPLERAFDLLHRLGDPPAWSLPLHWAGVHAAILANSPEAMAPHGQALTTAAPGSAFARALATAGRAWLRVLANQVTVDEVTVAARGLAQFGLTWDATRLAGQAALQASDPRVSSTMLQVARDLKMSAGMDVTDDPVPNAAPGAERPVPAAPSSGALSEREREVAELLLLGMPYRDIGAQLFISAKTVEHHVARIRRRLGAESRSEMLSMLRAILSPA, encoded by the coding sequence GTGACCGAGGTCCCCCCGGATGCCCGCGCACTGATCAGTGCGCTCGCCGACGCTCCGCACGCGCCGGCCAAAATCGTCGTCACCGGCGGTGTGGGCACTGGGAAGACCACCACGCTCGCAGCGGTCCGAGAGGTGTTGCGCGGCGCGGGAATCGACGTCGGAACGGCTGTCGGCACCGGCACCAGGGCCGGTGATCACGCGACCGTCGTCGACGATGCCGATCTGCTGAGCGACGCCGAACTGGCGGCGCTGACGCAACTGGCCTCCGACCCGGAAGCCACGCTGGTGATCGCGTGCCAGCCGCGCGAGCAGCGTGCGGCCCTGCGTGACCTGATCACGGTCCTCGAACGCGAGAGACCCCGCGTCACCCTGGGCCCTCTGTCGCGCGTCGAAGTTGGACGCCGCCACGACAGCCAGGACACCAACGGGCTCACGGCCATCATGGCGGCCACGGCGGGCCTCCCGTTCCTGGTCGGCGCCGTGCACGCGGGTGACTCGGCGGCGTCTGCAGCCCGGACCACGCAGCACGCACTGGTCGACCGCCTGCGCCGATGCGACGAACCACTGCTCGACGCCATGCTCATCACGTCGCTGGGTTCGGGATTGGGGCCTGCCGACATCGCGGCCGCACTGCACATCGACCTCCCGCAGAGCCGCGACCTCGTCGACCGCGCCCATGCGACAGGGCTTCTGGACCCCGCCCTGGGCAGCAGGTTCCGCGCCGCAGTGCATGCCGCCGTGGCGCAGGTGCTGGGCGCGGCTCGCCATCACGAGATCGAGACTTCGCTGCTCACAACACAACTCGAGCTGTCGACACTGTCACTCGAGTTGTCGCTGCAGCTCGCCGAGCACGGGGTGCGCGATCCCGGGCTGGCGGCCACGCTGGAGTCCGCCGCCCGGCACAACACCACGCCGCTGGATCAGGCCGTGCGAATCCATCGGGCCGCGGTCGCGGCGGGCGCCGAGTCGCTGACCGCTGCGCTCGCCGACGCGCTGGCCCGGGCCGGCCAGTGCACCGAGGCCGCGGTGACCGCCGATGCGTTGTTGGGTTCGCCGGACCCCGACGTCCGCGCGAACGCCGTGCGGGTGTCGGCCGCGGTCGCCGCGCACGACGGCAACGTCGAGCAGGCCGCCGAACTGTTCACCTGGCTGGGGGCGGACGCCCGCGTCAGCGCCGCGGCAGCGCTGACGTTTCTCGCCACGGGCGACGCGCAGGCTGCGCGGGAGTCTCTGCGCGCACCCTTCACCGGTCCGCCCACCTCCGGCGTGCGTGCGGCCCGCAACTTGGCCGAGGGCCTGCTGCTCACCGTCGACCATCCCTACTCCGAAGCCATGGCCAGGCTCGGGCAGGCACTCGGCGGGCCGCCCGCGACCGAGGCGACGGTCGACACCCCCGCCGCGGTCGTCGCACTCACCGCACTGCACGCCGGCGATCCGGTCCGCGCCCGCAGCGTGCTGGCCCGCGTGGTCCGAGACGCGGTCGCCCATCCCGACCCACTCTTCGATCACCGGCACCGACTCCTGCAGGCCTGGGTGAAGATGCAGGACGGCCAACTCGCACTGGCCGCGGCAGAGGCCGCCCAGATCGACGAAGCCGGGCTTCATCGTCGGGATGGGCTGTGGCTGACGTCGCTGCGGACCGCGATCGCACGGCGCAACGGAGACTCCGGAGCACTGCAGCAGCACTGGTACGCCGCGATGGAGGTGCTCGCCGAGCATTCGATAGACCTGTTCAGCCTGCTTCCGCTGGGTGAGCTGTGGGTGGCGGCGGCGCGGATGCGCCAGCAGGATCGCCTGGCCCATCCGCTTGAGCGGGCGTTCGACCTGCTGCACCGATTGGGCGATCCGCCCGCGTGGTCGTTGCCGCTGCATTGGGCCGGCGTGCACGCCGCGATCCTGGCGAACTCGCCGGAGGCCATGGCACCGCACGGTCAGGCTCTGACGACGGCCGCGCCCGGCAGCGCCTTCGCGCGCGCGTTGGCCACCGCGGGGCGGGCCTGGCTGCGGGTGCTGGCCAATCAGGTCACGGTCGACGAGGTCACGGTCGCCGCCCGCGGCCTGGCGCAGTTCGGGCTCACGTGGGACGCCACGCGCCTCGCGGGCCAGGCCGCTCTGCAGGCGTCGGACCCCCGGGTCTCGAGCACCATGCTGCAGGTCGCGCGCGACCTCAAGATGTCGGCGGGAATGGACGTGACCGACGACCCGGTGCCCAACGCGGCACCGGGCGCCGAACGTCCCGTCCCCGCGGCACCGTCCAGTGGCGCTCTGTCGGAACGTGAGCGCGAGGTCGCCGAACTGCTCCTGCTCGGGATGCCCTACCGCGACATCGGCGCGCAGTTGTTCATCTCCGCGAAGACTGTGGAGCACCATGTCGCGCGGATTCGCCGGCGGTTGGGCGCGGAATCGCGGTCGGAGATGTTGTCGATGTTGCGGGCGATCCTGAGCCCCGCCTGA
- a CDS encoding dynamin family protein, with translation MTQPDDPRRVKVIVELIDHTAAIAELNDRGDLKQRLEVARTRIKDPQIRVVIAGQLKQGKSQLLNSLLNMPVARVGDDETTALVTIVSYGEQPSARLVIAPPPGQVAPEVIDIPIDDIKHDLRRAPQAQGREVMRVEVSAPSPLLKGGLAFVDTPGVGGHGQPHLSATLGLLPDADAMLMVSDTSQEFTEPEMRFIRQAHEVCPVGAVIATKTDLYPYWRQIVETNTAHLQRAGMSVPMIPASSLLRSHAVQMNDKELNEESNFPAIVKFLSERVLSRENDRIRDQVIAEIGAAAEHLALAVNAELSAINDPEDVRQLTEDLERRKQEAQEALQHTALWQQVLNDGIADLTADVDHDLRARFRAIVAHNESVIDSCDPTQHWAEIGADVENAVATAVGDNFVWAYQRAEALAAEVARTFVEAGLDAVKMPHVSAQEMGAGFDGLKSLARLEAKPIGMGHKAITSMRGSYGGVLMFGMLTSVAGLGMFNPISLGAGLLLGRKSYKEDMENRMMRVRNEAKTNLRRFVDDVSFVVGKESRDRLKGIQRQLRDHYRDIANQTTRSLNESLQATIASAQMQESERNTRVRELQRQINILTQVSDNVEKLRTPVG, from the coding sequence GTGACACAGCCGGATGACCCGCGCCGCGTGAAGGTGATCGTCGAACTGATCGACCACACCGCCGCGATCGCCGAACTCAACGACCGGGGCGATCTCAAACAGCGCCTCGAGGTGGCTCGCACGCGGATCAAGGATCCGCAGATCCGCGTGGTCATCGCCGGTCAGCTCAAACAGGGTAAGAGTCAACTGCTGAACTCGCTGCTGAACATGCCGGTCGCGCGCGTCGGCGACGACGAGACCACCGCGCTGGTCACCATCGTCAGCTACGGCGAGCAGCCGTCGGCCCGGCTGGTGATCGCGCCGCCTCCTGGGCAGGTGGCACCCGAGGTCATCGACATCCCGATCGACGACATCAAGCACGACCTGCGGCGCGCACCGCAGGCGCAGGGCCGCGAGGTCATGCGGGTGGAGGTCAGCGCGCCCAGTCCGCTGCTCAAGGGGGGCCTGGCGTTCGTCGACACCCCGGGCGTGGGCGGGCACGGCCAACCGCACCTGTCGGCGACGCTGGGGCTGCTGCCCGACGCCGACGCGATGCTCATGGTCAGCGACACCAGCCAGGAGTTCACCGAGCCCGAGATGCGGTTCATCCGCCAGGCCCACGAGGTGTGCCCCGTGGGTGCGGTGATCGCGACGAAGACCGACCTGTACCCGTACTGGCGTCAGATCGTCGAGACCAACACCGCGCACCTGCAGCGGGCGGGGATGTCGGTTCCGATGATCCCGGCGTCGTCTCTGCTGCGCAGTCACGCGGTGCAGATGAACGACAAGGAACTCAACGAGGAGTCCAACTTCCCGGCGATCGTGAAGTTCCTCTCCGAGCGGGTGCTGTCCCGGGAGAACGACCGCATTCGCGACCAGGTGATCGCCGAGATCGGCGCCGCGGCAGAACATCTCGCCCTTGCCGTGAACGCCGAACTGTCTGCGATCAACGACCCGGAGGATGTTCGGCAGCTCACCGAGGACCTCGAGCGTCGCAAGCAGGAGGCCCAGGAGGCGTTGCAGCACACCGCGTTGTGGCAACAGGTGCTCAACGACGGGATCGCCGACCTCACCGCGGATGTCGACCATGATCTGCGGGCACGGTTCCGCGCCATCGTCGCTCACAACGAGAGCGTCATCGACTCCTGTGACCCCACGCAGCACTGGGCCGAGATCGGCGCGGACGTGGAGAACGCCGTCGCGACGGCGGTCGGCGACAACTTCGTCTGGGCCTACCAGCGTGCGGAGGCGCTGGCCGCGGAAGTGGCCCGCACCTTCGTCGAGGCCGGCCTCGACGCGGTCAAGATGCCGCACGTCAGCGCCCAGGAGATGGGGGCCGGATTCGACGGACTCAAGTCATTGGCCAGGCTTGAGGCCAAACCGATCGGCATGGGGCACAAGGCGATCACGAGCATGCGTGGCTCCTACGGCGGCGTGCTCATGTTCGGCATGCTGACTTCGGTTGCGGGCCTGGGCATGTTCAACCCGATCTCACTCGGCGCCGGCCTGCTGCTGGGGCGCAAGTCCTACAAGGAGGACATGGAGAACCGCATGATGCGGGTGCGCAACGAGGCCAAGACCAATCTGCGCAGGTTCGTCGACGACGTCTCGTTCGTCGTCGGCAAGGAGTCCCGCGATCGTCTCAAGGGGATTCAGCGTCAACTGCGCGACCACTACCGCG
- a CDS encoding (Fe-S)-binding protein, which yields MTAVVLVFAAKRVLWLTKLIRSGQPVSDESGRKDNLSERFLNQFKEVFAQTKLLKWSIPGLAHFFTMWGFFVLASVYLEAYGVLFAPEFHIPLVGRWPVLGFLQDFFAVAVLAGIIVFAIIRIVREPKKIGRESRFYGSHTGGAWEILFMIFLVIATYALFRGAAVNTLGEKFPYQNGAFFSDAMAWLLAPLGHTANMWIETVALMGHIGVMLVFLLIVLHSKHLHIGLAPVNVTFKRLPDGLGPLLPMEYKGELIDFEDPAEDAVLGKGKIEDFTWKGYLDMATCTECGRCQSQCPAWNTGKPLSPKLVIMNLRDHLFAKAPYIIEGKERPEEGSVDFAALGDKLHGHGVPEDGFARIEGSGPEQALRPLVGTAEQGGVIDPDVLWSCTTCGACVEQCPVDIEHIDHIVDMRRYQVLMESEFPSELGVLFKNLENKGNPWGQNAKDRLNWIDEVEFDVPVYGKDVDSFDGFEYLFWVGCAGAYEDRAKKTTKAVAELLSVAGVNFLVLGDGETCTGDSARRSGNEFLFQQLAAQNIETINDLFEGVETVDRKIVVTCPHCFNTLGREYSQTGANYSVLHHTQLLNRLVRDKKLVPVNSLSQDVTYHDPCYLGRHNKVYDAPRDLIGDSGAQLTEMPRHADRGFCCGAGGARMWMEEHIGKRVNTERTEEAIDTGASTIATGCPFCRVMMTDGVDEVAAARDIDKVEVLDVAQLLLASLDLSSVTLPEKGTAAAASAERAEARAAAEAAAAPEPEPEPEPEPVAAAPAAAEPAKAAAAPVKGLGMAGAAKRPGAKKAAPAAEAAAPAAEAAAPAAPAAPVKGLGLAGGAKRPGAKKATAAAPAAPAAETAAPAAEAAAPAAPAAPVKGLGMAAGAKRPGAKKASPAAPAAPAPEAAAPAAAEPAAPAAPAAAAAPEPPVVGLGIAAGARRPGAKKAPAAAAPAAAPKAEPAPAAEPEPQAPAAEAAPAAPAATSGAGDRVVGDEAPVKGLGIAKGARRPGKR from the coding sequence ATGACGGCCGTTGTCTTGGTATTCGCCGCTAAACGCGTGTTGTGGCTGACCAAACTGATTCGCTCCGGGCAACCGGTCAGCGACGAAAGCGGCCGCAAGGACAACCTCTCCGAGCGCTTCCTGAACCAGTTCAAAGAGGTCTTCGCCCAGACGAAGCTGCTGAAGTGGTCCATCCCGGGTCTCGCCCACTTCTTCACCATGTGGGGCTTCTTCGTCCTCGCCTCGGTGTACCTCGAGGCCTACGGCGTGCTGTTCGCGCCCGAGTTCCACATCCCGCTGGTCGGCCGCTGGCCGGTGCTGGGCTTCCTGCAGGACTTCTTCGCCGTCGCCGTGCTGGCGGGCATCATCGTCTTCGCGATCATCCGCATCGTCCGCGAACCCAAGAAGATCGGCCGCGAGTCCCGCTTCTACGGCTCGCACACCGGCGGCGCGTGGGAGATCCTCTTCATGATCTTCCTGGTCATCGCCACCTACGCGCTGTTCCGCGGCGCCGCGGTCAACACGCTCGGTGAGAAGTTCCCGTACCAGAACGGTGCCTTCTTCTCCGACGCCATGGCCTGGCTGCTCGCCCCGCTGGGTCACACCGCGAACATGTGGATCGAGACCGTCGCCCTGATGGGTCACATCGGCGTCATGCTGGTGTTCCTGCTGATCGTGCTGCACTCCAAGCACCTTCACATCGGTCTGGCGCCCGTCAACGTCACCTTCAAGCGTCTGCCCGACGGCCTGGGCCCGCTGCTGCCCATGGAGTACAAGGGTGAGCTGATCGACTTCGAGGATCCCGCCGAGGACGCCGTCCTGGGCAAGGGCAAGATCGAGGACTTCACCTGGAAGGGCTACCTCGACATGGCGACCTGCACGGAGTGCGGTCGTTGCCAGTCGCAGTGCCCCGCCTGGAACACCGGCAAGCCGCTGTCGCCCAAGCTCGTGATCATGAACCTGCGCGACCACCTGTTCGCCAAGGCGCCCTACATCATCGAGGGCAAGGAGCGGCCGGAAGAAGGTTCCGTCGACTTCGCCGCGCTGGGTGACAAGCTGCACGGGCACGGCGTGCCCGAGGACGGATTCGCCCGCATCGAGGGCTCGGGCCCCGAGCAGGCGCTGCGTCCGCTGGTGGGCACCGCTGAACAGGGCGGTGTCATCGATCCCGACGTGCTGTGGTCCTGCACCACGTGCGGCGCGTGCGTCGAGCAGTGCCCCGTCGACATCGAGCACATCGACCACATCGTCGACATGCGCCGCTACCAGGTGCTGATGGAGTCGGAGTTCCCGTCCGAACTCGGCGTGCTGTTCAAGAACCTGGAGAACAAGGGCAACCCCTGGGGCCAGAACGCCAAGGACCGCCTGAACTGGATCGACGAGGTCGAGTTCGACGTTCCGGTGTACGGCAAGGACGTCGACTCGTTCGACGGCTTCGAGTACCTGTTCTGGGTCGGCTGCGCCGGCGCCTACGAGGACCGCGCCAAGAAGACCACCAAGGCCGTCGCCGAACTGCTGTCGGTGGCCGGCGTGAACTTCCTGGTGCTCGGCGACGGCGAGACCTGCACCGGTGACTCGGCCCGCCGCTCAGGCAACGAGTTCCTGTTCCAGCAGTTGGCAGCGCAGAACATCGAGACCATCAACGACCTCTTCGAGGGTGTCGAGACCGTCGACCGCAAGATCGTGGTCACCTGCCCGCACTGCTTCAACACCCTGGGCCGTGAGTACAGCCAGACCGGCGCCAACTACAGCGTCCTGCACCACACGCAGCTGCTGAACCGCCTGGTCCGCGACAAGAAGCTGGTGCCGGTCAACTCGCTGAGCCAGGACGTCACCTACCACGACCCGTGCTACCTGGGCCGGCACAACAAGGTCTACGACGCACCGCGTGACCTCATCGGCGACTCGGGCGCTCAGCTGACCGAGATGCCGCGGCACGCCGACCGAGGCTTCTGCTGTGGCGCCGGTGGGGCGCGGATGTGGATGGAAGAGCACATCGGCAAGCGCGTCAACACCGAGCGCACCGAGGAGGCCATCGACACCGGTGCCTCAACCATCGCGACCGGCTGCCCGTTCTGCCGCGTGATGATGACCGACGGCGTCGACGAGGTCGCGGCTGCCCGCGACATCGACAAGGTCGAGGTGCTCGACGTGGCCCAGCTGCTGCTGGCGTCGCTGGATCTGTCCTCGGTGACGCTGCCTGAGAAGGGCACGGCCGCCGCCGCATCCGCTGAGCGGGCCGAAGCCCGTGCCGCCGCGGAGGCCGCCGCCGCACCCGAACCGGAGCCCGAGCCGGAGCCGGAGCCCGTTGCCGCCGCACCGGCCGCAGCAGAGCCCGCCAAGGCCGCCGCTGCCCCGGTCAAGGGACTGGGCATGGCTGGCGCCGCCAAGCGCCCCGGCGCCAAGAAGGCTGCACCCGCCGCCGAGGCTGCCGCTCCGGCAGCAGAGGCCGCAGCACCCGCGGCACCGGCCGCACCGGTCAAGGGCCTCGGTTTGGCTGGCGGAGCCAAGCGCCCAGGCGCCAAGAAGGCCACCGCCGCTGCTCCGGCCGCACCCGCAGCCGAGACGGCAGCGCCAGCCGCTGAGGCCGCAGCACCGGCCGCTCCGGCAGCACCGGTCAAGGGCCTCGGGATGGCCGCGGGCGCCAAGCGTCCGGGCGCCAAGAAGGCCAGCCCCGCAGCTCCGGCCGCACCGGCACCCGAAGCAGCCGCACCTGCGGCAGCCGAGCCCGCCGCACCGGCCGCTCCCGCTGCTGCGGCCGCGCCCGAACCGCCCGTCGTGGGTCTGGGCATCGCCGCGGGCGCGCGTCGACCGGGCGCCAAGAAGGCCCCCGCTGCGGCAGCTCCCGCTGCTGCGCCCAAGGCCGAGCCCGCACCCGCCGCTGAGCCGGAGCCGCAGGCCCCGGCAGCCGAGGCGGCGCCCGCCGCACCGGCGGCCACGAGCGGCGCCGGCGATCGCGTCGTCGGCGACGAGGCTCCGGTGAAGGGCCTCGGCATCGCCAAGGGTGCCCGCAGGCCAGGCAAGCGCTAA
- a CDS encoding IniB N-terminal domain-containing protein: MISLIDWLLNLFRDEHAARAFVASPEATLRDAGLAGVSAAQLSSVAATAVPSLVLGGGDPVVGLQRAVSNHYGFAPAYDYSPSTNLLSPSPVFAPNTNTDLASHNNTDLASHNSTPIMSPNQDAGANAQQGAFNLGFGDITLGDKTTNTATNGGVVVGGENRGDIVSGDGAVLGNNNDVNNGDVWAGTGSNVTVGHGDIEDNGTTNTGSGSVIKDNDGPVFQDVDASGGSGGHAGGSSGGLIDIGLGGDQTQGGNGGGGGIVIVSNETATNTVGGNQSQVGGDSATNVGSGNSTSAYSQTETQTTTTVSDYSDHSQTEVYDNSSQHSASLFDNSHDTSAVASAVDTGHSASLGSGNDLF; this comes from the coding sequence ATGATCAGCTTGATCGATTGGCTCCTGAACCTGTTCCGCGATGAGCATGCCGCCCGCGCATTCGTCGCATCCCCCGAGGCGACCCTGCGCGACGCCGGCCTGGCCGGAGTGTCCGCGGCGCAGCTGTCGTCCGTGGCCGCCACCGCGGTGCCGAGCCTGGTGCTCGGCGGCGGCGACCCCGTCGTCGGCCTGCAGCGCGCGGTGTCCAACCACTACGGGTTCGCTCCGGCCTACGACTACTCGCCGTCGACCAACCTGCTGTCCCCGTCGCCGGTGTTCGCGCCGAACACCAACACCGACCTGGCCAGCCACAACAACACCGATCTGGCGAGCCACAACAGCACGCCGATCATGAGCCCCAACCAGGATGCGGGCGCCAACGCTCAGCAGGGCGCCTTCAACCTCGGCTTCGGTGACATCACCCTCGGCGACAAGACCACCAACACCGCGACCAACGGCGGCGTCGTCGTCGGCGGCGAGAACCGCGGCGACATCGTCAGCGGTGACGGTGCGGTCCTGGGCAACAACAACGACGTCAACAACGGCGACGTGTGGGCCGGCACCGGCTCGAATGTGACTGTCGGACATGGCGACATCGAAGACAACGGGACCACCAACACCGGCAGCGGATCGGTGATCAAGGACAACGACGGCCCGGTCTTCCAGGACGTCGACGCCAGCGGCGGCAGCGGGGGCCACGCCGGCGGCAGCAGCGGCGGCCTGATCGACATCGGCCTCGGCGGCGACCAGACCCAGGGCGGCAACGGCGGCGGGGGCGGCATCGTGATCGTCAGCAACGAGACGGCCACCAACACTGTCGGCGGCAACCAGTCGCAGGTCGGCGGAGACAGCGCGACGAACGTGGGCAGCGGCAACTCGACCTCGGCCTACAGCCAGACCGAGACGCAGACCACCACCACGGTCAGCGACTACTCGGACCACTCGCAGACCGAGGTGTATGACAACTCGTCGCAGCACAGCGCGTCGCTCTTCGACAACAGCCACGACACGTCGGCGGTCGCGAGCGCTGTCGACACCGGCCACTCGGCCTCGCTGGGATCGGGCAACGACCTGTTCTGA
- a CDS encoding Rv0340 family IniB-related protein, protein MANELLDFVMSLVRDPEVAARYAADPSGAIADAHLTNVTSADVNNLIPMVSDSLSMAAPTFGVDAGPNVWTSGAATAAFDAFEPHVPETGFADLHDLGGVIDTSSVPEVSSDLGLDLPVLDDPVQFNDIEDASTVVHEDPAGWDDGVIEATHLTDDGGDASSFDLF, encoded by the coding sequence ATGGCGAACGAACTGCTCGACTTCGTGATGTCTCTCGTGCGCGACCCGGAGGTCGCCGCACGGTATGCCGCCGACCCGTCCGGTGCGATCGCCGACGCGCACCTGACCAATGTGACCAGTGCGGACGTCAACAACCTGATTCCCATGGTGTCCGACTCGCTGTCGATGGCGGCGCCGACATTCGGTGTCGACGCCGGGCCCAACGTGTGGACCAGTGGCGCCGCCACCGCGGCATTCGACGCCTTCGAGCCACATGTGCCGGAGACCGGGTTCGCTGACCTGCACGACCTGGGTGGCGTCATCGACACCTCATCGGTGCCGGAGGTGTCGTCGGATCTCGGCCTCGATCTGCCGGTGCTCGACGACCCGGTGCAGTTCAACGATATTGAAGACGCCTCGACCGTGGTCCACGAGGATCCGGCCGGTTGGGACGACGGCGTCATCGAGGCCACACACCTCACCGACGACGGGGGAGATGCGTCGAGCTTCGACCTGTTCTGA